Genomic window (Drosophila sulfurigaster albostrigata strain 15112-1811.04 chromosome 2R, ASM2355843v2, whole genome shotgun sequence):
CCTAAATGAAGAAATAGAATAAAGATTTGCTAgagttttgatttttgaaacacgaaattaaagtttattttgctGATCGTTTTGCGTTGGTGGGAGCTTTTTCAGAATCCATTCCTCCAAACTAAGAACTGATTTATTCTTCAATTCATGCAGCGTGTTCTTCAATGGAGTGAATGTACCAGAGACGcccaatttatttaatgattcCCACGTCTCCTGTCCCCAATCCAAGGGAACAAGAGTGTCACGCTCACCATGAAACATAAACAGATCCGGTAGCTTATCGTTTACTCGATTGGCCAGTGATTCATAGACCACCGATTGTCGATTGAGGAATGATGAATGGGCAAAGACGCCGGCTAAATCAGTATTCAAGTGGTAGCCAGTGTGAAGAGCTAAGGCTCCGCCCATTGAGAAGCCGCCAACAATTATCCGATTCAACGGAATGCCATTGTCCACTTCATTTTGGATTAGTTTCTGCACAATATTATAGCTCTCTGCCATACTCTTTCGGCTTTCTTGGGCAGCTATGTTCACAGATCGTCGATCAAACCAAACGGTTGATAACTGTCCATTTAGAGGAGTGTACTTTTGTAGCGGAGCTGTTGggtaaataatttttatgtgcGCAAAGTCCAAATCGCGAC
Coding sequences:
- the LOC133836306 gene encoding lysophospholipase-like protein 1; amino-acid sequence: MATSTIRKYSASVIFFHGSGDTGPNLQEWVRFLLGRDLDFAHIKIIYPTAPLQKYTPLNGQLSTVWFDRRSVNIAAQESRKSMAESYNIVQKLIQNEVDNGIPLNRIIVGGFSMGGALALHTGYHLNTDLAGVFAHSSFLNRQSVVYESLANRVNDKLPDLFMFHGERDTLVPLDWGQETWESLNKLGVSGTFTPLKNTLHELKNKSVLSLEEWILKKLPPTQNDQQNKL